One Thermus sp. CCB_US3_UF1 DNA window includes the following coding sequences:
- the cimA gene encoding citramalate synthase has protein sequence MVEILDTTLRDGTQGEGISLSVDDKVAIAKRLAAFGIHVIEGGWPGSNPKDAEFFARMKGVDLGTARLAAFGATRRKGLLPEEDPSVLALLEAETPVVVLFGKSWTLHVLEALETSLEENLSMIRDTVAFFAARGRRVVYDAEHFFDGYKEDPAYALATLEAAREGGAETLVLCDTNGGTLPEEVYAITKGVVERFPGVRVGIHPHNDAELAVANALAAVRAGATHVQGTINGYGERCGNLNLTSFLPALVFKYGIPALPPERLRGLKELSHFVDERANQTPNRRAPYVGEAAFAHKAGVHVSAVLKNPRTYEHLPPEWVGNGRRFLVSDVAGRSNLLAKLQEQGVDLSKEEAMRLLSEVKALEYEGYAFEGAEASFYLLAYRLKGGALPFSVEGFSVFVHGSGLSTAWAEATVRVRVGESLQHTAAESPFGPVSALDRAFRKAVLGFYPELADVELVDYKVRILSGQEAGTNSGVRVMIEMKRGEERFATVGASENILEASLKALTDGYAYALLYPLREARPKEA, from the coding sequence ATGGTGGAGATCCTGGATACCACCCTACGGGACGGAACGCAAGGGGAGGGGATTAGCCTCTCCGTGGACGACAAGGTGGCCATCGCCAAGCGCCTGGCGGCCTTCGGCATCCACGTGATTGAGGGCGGCTGGCCTGGCTCCAATCCCAAGGACGCGGAGTTCTTCGCCCGCATGAAGGGGGTGGACCTGGGGACGGCCAGGCTGGCGGCCTTCGGGGCCACCCGGCGGAAGGGCCTTCTTCCCGAGGAGGACCCCTCGGTCCTGGCCCTCCTGGAGGCCGAGACCCCGGTGGTGGTCCTCTTCGGCAAGAGCTGGACCCTGCACGTGCTGGAGGCCCTGGAAACCTCCTTGGAGGAGAACCTCTCCATGATCCGGGATACCGTGGCCTTTTTCGCCGCCAGGGGCCGGCGGGTGGTCTATGACGCCGAGCACTTCTTTGATGGGTACAAGGAGGACCCCGCCTACGCCCTGGCCACCCTCGAGGCTGCCCGGGAAGGCGGGGCCGAGACCCTGGTCCTCTGCGACACCAACGGGGGCACCCTGCCCGAGGAGGTCTACGCCATCACCAAGGGGGTGGTGGAGCGCTTCCCCGGGGTCAGGGTGGGCATCCACCCCCACAACGACGCGGAACTGGCCGTGGCCAACGCCCTGGCGGCGGTGCGGGCTGGGGCCACCCACGTCCAGGGCACCATCAACGGGTACGGGGAGCGGTGCGGCAACCTGAACCTCACCAGCTTCCTCCCCGCCCTGGTCTTCAAGTACGGCATCCCCGCCCTGCCCCCTGAAAGGCTCCGTGGCCTCAAGGAGCTCTCCCATTTCGTGGACGAGCGGGCCAACCAGACCCCCAACCGCCGCGCCCCCTACGTGGGGGAGGCGGCCTTTGCCCACAAGGCGGGGGTGCACGTCTCTGCCGTCCTCAAGAACCCCCGCACCTACGAGCACCTGCCCCCGGAGTGGGTGGGGAACGGGCGGCGCTTTCTGGTTTCCGACGTGGCTGGCCGCTCCAACCTCCTGGCCAAGCTGCAGGAGCAGGGGGTGGACCTCTCCAAGGAGGAGGCCATGCGCCTCCTCTCCGAGGTCAAGGCCCTGGAGTACGAGGGCTACGCCTTTGAGGGGGCGGAGGCCAGCTTCTACCTCCTGGCCTACCGCCTTAAGGGCGGAGCCCTGCCCTTCAGCGTGGAGGGGTTTTCCGTGTTCGTCCACGGCTCGGGCCTTTCCACCGCCTGGGCCGAGGCCACGGTGCGGGTGCGGGTGGGGGAGAGCCTGCAGCACACCGCCGCGGAGAGCCCCTTCGGCCCCGTTTCCGCCCTGGACCGGGCCTTCCGCAAGGCGGTCTTGGGCTTTTACCCGGAGCTGGCCGACGTGGAGCTGGTGGACTACAAGGTGCGCATCCTCTCCGGCCAGGAGGCGGGCACCAACTCCGGGGTGCGGGTGATGATCGAGATGAAACGGGGGGAGGAGCGCTTCGCCACCGTGGGGGCCAGCGAGAACATCCTCGAGGCCTCCCTGAAGGCCCTCACCGACGGCTACGCCTACGCCCTCCTCTACCCCTTACGGGAGGCTAGGCCTAAGGAAGCCTGA
- a CDS encoding ABC-2 family transporter protein — translation MRKAKTLLSVYLAYMLEYRAELFLWALAGALPLILLGVWTEAAQSGAFPLSPGEFARYFLMVFLVRQATVVWVVWEFERDVVEGRLSFRLLRPLDPFFEHLAAHVAERLARLPFVVLLTLLFFLLFPEARFTPEALPLALGLLLTALAFLLRYLMQYTTAMLTFWSERAAAVEEVFFLLYLFLSGTIAPLEVFPEPLRSLALLTPFPYLVYLPAALLAGQEVALFPGLWVMLLWGGAFLLLWRLLWRLGLRRYSGMGA, via the coding sequence ATGAGGAAGGCCAAGACCCTGCTTTCCGTCTACCTGGCCTACATGCTGGAATACCGGGCCGAGCTTTTCCTCTGGGCCCTGGCCGGGGCCCTGCCCCTCATCCTCCTCGGGGTGTGGACCGAGGCCGCCCAAAGCGGGGCCTTCCCCCTCTCCCCCGGGGAGTTCGCCCGCTACTTCCTCATGGTCTTCTTGGTGCGCCAGGCCACGGTGGTCTGGGTGGTGTGGGAGTTTGAGCGGGACGTGGTGGAGGGGAGGCTCTCCTTCCGCCTCCTGAGGCCCCTGGACCCCTTTTTTGAACACCTGGCGGCCCACGTGGCGGAAAGGCTGGCCCGGCTTCCCTTCGTGGTCCTCCTCACCCTCCTCTTCTTCCTCCTCTTCCCCGAGGCCCGCTTCACCCCGGAAGCCCTCCCCTTGGCCCTAGGGCTTTTGCTCACCGCTTTGGCCTTCCTCCTCCGCTACCTCATGCAGTACACCACCGCCATGCTCACCTTCTGGAGCGAGCGGGCTGCCGCGGTGGAGGAGGTTTTCTTCCTCCTCTACCTCTTCCTCTCCGGCACCATCGCCCCCCTGGAGGTCTTCCCCGAGCCCCTGCGCTCCCTTGCCCTCCTCACCCCCTTTCCCTACCTGGTCTACCTGCCTGCGGCCCTTTTGGCCGGGCAGGAAGTGGCCCTCTTCCCCGGGCTTTGGGTGATGCTCCTTTGGGGTGGGGCCTTCCTCCTCCTTTGGCGCCTCCTGTGGCGCCTGGGCCTCAGGCGCTACTCAGGGATGGGGGCCTAG
- a CDS encoding ATP-binding cassette domain-containing protein — MRDEAHILAQDLTKHYRVARKEESLAATLRHFLFREYRTVRAAEGVSFAIPRGEVVGFLGPNGAGKTTTLKMLTGLIHPTRGQARVAGHIPWRREKAFLKKITLVMGNKQQLIWDLPAMDTLRLNAAIYEVPEGEFRRRVGELAEMLSLEGKLHQPVRKLSLGERMKAELLAALLHRPEVLFLDEPTLGLDVNAQVAVREFIREYNRRHGATVLLTSHYMADIAALCARVLVIHQGRLLYDGELEGLTERFAPYREVGLTLARPLPKEALLPFGEVRELSGQEARLLVPRERLTERVAEILRRLPVEDLEVREPPLEEVIARVFQSPAPVEEG; from the coding sequence GTGCGCGACGAGGCCCACATCCTGGCGCAGGACCTCACCAAGCACTACCGGGTGGCCCGGAAAGAGGAAAGCCTGGCGGCCACCCTGCGCCACTTCCTCTTCCGGGAGTACCGCACGGTGCGGGCCGCGGAAGGGGTAAGCTTCGCCATCCCGCGGGGGGAGGTGGTGGGCTTCCTGGGGCCCAACGGGGCAGGCAAGACCACCACCTTGAAGATGCTCACCGGCCTCATCCACCCCACCCGCGGCCAGGCCCGGGTGGCCGGGCATATCCCCTGGCGGCGGGAAAAAGCCTTCCTGAAGAAGATCACCCTGGTGATGGGCAACAAGCAGCAGCTCATCTGGGACCTGCCCGCCATGGACACCCTCCGCCTGAACGCCGCCATTTACGAGGTCCCCGAGGGGGAGTTTCGCCGGCGGGTAGGGGAGCTTGCGGAGATGCTCTCCCTGGAGGGTAAGCTCCACCAGCCGGTGCGCAAGCTCTCCCTGGGGGAGAGGATGAAGGCCGAGCTTCTGGCCGCCCTCCTCCACCGCCCGGAGGTCCTCTTCCTGGACGAGCCCACCCTGGGCCTGGATGTGAACGCCCAGGTGGCGGTGCGGGAGTTCATCCGGGAGTACAACCGCCGCCACGGGGCCACGGTCCTCCTCACCAGCCACTACATGGCCGATATCGCCGCCCTGTGCGCCAGGGTGTTGGTGATCCACCAGGGAAGGCTCCTTTACGACGGGGAGCTAGAGGGCCTCACGGAGCGCTTCGCCCCTTACCGGGAGGTGGGGCTTACCCTGGCCCGCCCCCTGCCCAAGGAGGCCCTCCTCCCCTTCGGAGAGGTACGGGAACTTTCGGGGCAAGAGGCCAGGCTCCTCGTTCCCCGAGAGAGGCTTACGGAACGGGTGGCGGAGATCCTGCGGAGGCTTCCCGTGGAGGACCTCGAGGTCCGCGAACCCCCCCTGGAGGAGGTGATCGCCCGGGTGTTCCAAAGCCCGGCCCCGGTGGAGGAAGGATGA
- a CDS encoding ABC transporter permease: MVPVRYLRVFLLFLRLSLAAEMEYRLNFLLGLLSSFLTLLGALFGLGLLYQGGYRPGGWAWEEALLVLAAFTLLQGLASTLLAPNLNKIVEHVQQGTLDFVLLKPVDPQFWLSLRAFSPWGLGDFLLGLGLLLWGGVRLGLALGDYLLFALYAALGGVMLYSLWFLLATTSIWFVKIYNVTEVLRGLLEAGRFPASAYPALYRVFFTFVVPVAFLTTVPAEAALGRGQGLWGAAGATLALFLLSRGFFRLALRSYTSASS; encoded by the coding sequence ATGGTCCCCGTGCGCTACCTGCGGGTTTTCCTCCTCTTTTTGCGCCTTTCCTTGGCGGCGGAGATGGAGTACCGCCTGAACTTCCTCCTGGGCCTCCTTTCCTCCTTCCTCACCCTCCTGGGGGCCCTTTTTGGCCTGGGGCTCCTCTACCAGGGGGGGTACCGGCCGGGAGGGTGGGCCTGGGAGGAGGCCCTTTTGGTCCTGGCGGCTTTCACCTTGCTCCAGGGCCTGGCCAGCACCCTTCTGGCCCCCAACCTCAACAAGATCGTGGAACACGTGCAACAGGGTACCCTGGACTTCGTCCTCCTCAAGCCCGTGGATCCCCAGTTCTGGCTCTCCTTGAGGGCGTTTTCCCCTTGGGGCCTGGGGGATTTCCTCTTGGGGCTTGGCCTTCTCCTTTGGGGTGGGGTGCGGCTGGGCCTGGCCTTGGGCGACTACCTCCTCTTTGCCCTCTACGCCGCCTTGGGGGGGGTGATGCTCTATAGTCTCTGGTTCCTCCTGGCCACCACCAGCATCTGGTTCGTGAAGATTTACAACGTCACCGAGGTCCTGCGGGGCCTTTTGGAGGCGGGCCGCTTCCCCGCCTCCGCCTACCCGGCCCTGTACCGGGTTTTCTTCACCTTTGTGGTGCCCGTGGCCTTCCTCACCACGGTTCCCGCGGAGGCGGCCTTGGGCAGGGGCCAGGGGCTTTGGGGGGCGGCGGGGGCCACCTTGGCCCTTTTTCTCCTCTCCCGGGGCTT